A single region of the Actinoplanes sp. SE50/110 genome encodes:
- a CDS encoding DUF6348 family protein — MINSQPLPAERVLEIAAPMLNEVGGNWRLAEGPMLRSGSMGVRLLPADNADPRHLDLEILLNADRPDVPTITDCTLGLAADPVEGARQAIGAWIATTVVTVLEMVEQQGRLATHIAADEEGAFPGWHTIVGGITGWSVDDSPVKQQWIADEMPWSALAPIIAPALDRPHLNGIRLLIGQGGDFTECEVRINGRRHEPAEAALAALDWPRTEQFGLARTFLLLVGQH, encoded by the coding sequence ATGATCAACTCGCAGCCGCTCCCGGCCGAACGTGTACTTGAGATCGCCGCCCCGATGCTCAACGAGGTGGGCGGGAACTGGCGACTCGCCGAGGGTCCGATGCTGCGCTCCGGGTCGATGGGTGTCCGGCTACTGCCCGCGGACAACGCCGACCCCAGGCATCTGGACCTGGAGATCCTGCTGAACGCCGACCGCCCGGACGTGCCGACGATCACCGACTGCACCCTGGGTCTCGCCGCGGATCCGGTGGAGGGAGCCCGGCAGGCGATCGGCGCGTGGATCGCGACCACTGTGGTCACCGTGCTGGAGATGGTGGAGCAGCAGGGCCGGCTCGCGACCCACATCGCCGCCGACGAGGAGGGCGCCTTCCCCGGCTGGCACACCATCGTCGGGGGAATCACCGGCTGGTCCGTCGACGACTCACCGGTCAAGCAGCAGTGGATCGCCGACGAGATGCCGTGGTCGGCGCTGGCCCCGATCATCGCGCCGGCGCTGGACCGGCCGCACCTGAACGGCATCCGCCTGCTGATCGGTCAGGGCGGTGACTTCACCGAATGCGAGGTCCGGATCAACGGCCGCCGCCACGAGCCGGCCGAGGCCGCCCTGGCAGCGCTGGACTGGCCGCGCACCGAGCAGTTCGGCCTGGCTCGCACCTTCCTGCTGCTGGTGGGGCAGCACTAG